In Lodderomyces elongisporus chromosome 1, complete sequence, a genomic segment contains:
- the RAD7 gene encoding UV-damaged DNA-binding protein rad7 (BUSCO:EOG092621X3), which translates to MARRQRGRRTEGGVQGPSSALTAFLKSEGITDAFRARREREREQQVANNPTEEPETLESGSEGSDANTPSRTGTPEAANTPSRTGTPDSAEQSRRASSQVNIEQVGENRSGHGDNNVGVDQNEDDDDDDDDDDEIRQMKRAAKRKLRAARRGAGSNGTKRRTAPGDGSDGDDSDDSDKNDNDDYNDDDDDELQNVDMKKFGEDDTCVDCGDRFELSVYSRFIKEKTGYLCDSCNQVLRERERKAKANQLAARKKRRKVAQALLNKSTVKLPKLQDVCIKKITQNIEDVDALGDIGQMNLNKIAMILSKNRSLNDKTISLFLSPDLKHLEFWDCSNVDSDSLNKIASFCPNLESLTLFMCGQLHNDNLEYFASNLKHLHSLSLNGPFLISDRMWQSYFEQIRGKFVKFEVRNTHRFGNESLLSLLECCGNELTSLKLSRLDGITKTEAYQEIPKYISRNKLVELEISYPTNEDLITDELLIDILAITGESLNYLNVDGCSGLTEKFLLEGVSKYCRNLTRLSMKNLDQVSNEGFAKAFEKFSKVNAGGLLEINLMKCTDLGDDALYALFNHSCHTLVEMSINSLYRVSKDFLSQIFTEDAHQFKINLRNKAKEDSSIAHFHAIKLPLLTYLDASFVRAVDNEILTLISENCPKLQIIEVYGDNRCTNKAVFEDSLMVIGRQTDDL; encoded by the coding sequence ATGGCACGAAGACAACGCGGTAGAAGGACGGAGGGTGGTGTACAAGGACCATCGTCTGCATTGACCGCATTCTTAAAAAGCGAAGGTATCACCGACGCGTTCAGAGCAAGACGTGAACGTGAGCGTGAACAACAAGTTGCAAACAACCCAACTGAAGAGCCAGAGACATTAGAAAGCGGTTCAGAAGGAAGTGATGCAAATACACCATCAAGGACAGGGACACCTGAAGCAGCAAATACACCATCAAGGACAGGGACACCTGACTCAGCTGAGCAATCGAGGCGCGCTTCTTCCCAAGTTAACATTGAACAAGTGGGCGAAAATAGAAGTGGTCATGGCGATAACAATGTCGGAGTTGATCAAAATGaagacgatgacgatgacgacgacgacgatgatgaaataAGGCAAATGAAGAGAGCTGCAAAACGGAAATTGCGAGCTGCTCGACGTGGTGCAGGATCTAATGGAACAAAAAGACGTACTGCTCCTGGGGATGGAAGTGATGGCGATGACAGTGATGATAGTGATAAGAATGACAACGATGActataatgatgatgatgatgacgagtTACAAAATGTTGACATGAAAAAGTTTGGTGAGGACGATACTTGTGTAGATTGTGGTGACCGATTTGAATTATCAGTATATTCTCGATTCATCAAGGAAAAGACTGGATATTTATGTGATTCATGCAACCAAGTGCTTCGCGAACGTGAACGCAAGGCTAAAGCCAATCAACTAGCTGCtaggaagaagagaaggaaagtTGCACAAGCGCtattaaataaaagtaCGGTTAAATTACCCaaattgcaggatgtatgcATCAAAAAGATAACTCAGAATATAGAAGATGTTGATGCTTTGGGTGACATTGGACAGATGAACCTTAACAAGATAGCAATGATCTTGTCCAAGAACAGATCATTGAATGATAAAACGATATCGCTTTTTCTATCGCCCGATCTAAAGCACCTTGAGTTCTGGGACTGTTCAAACGTGGACTCGGATTCATTGAATAAGattgcttctttttgtcCCAACTTGGAATCCTTGACTTTGTTTATGTGCGGTCAATTACATAACGACAATTTGGAATATTTTGCATCTAATTTGAAGCATTTGCACTCATTATCACTAAATGGCCCCTTTTTGATAAGTGATCGAATGTGGCAATCATACTTTGAGCAAATAAGAGGCAAGTTTGTCAAATTTGAAGTTAGAAACACGCATAGATTTGGAAATGAATCGTTGTTGAGCTTGTTGGAATGCTGCGGAAATGAATTAACCTCTTTAAAGTTATCAAGACTAGATGGtattacaaaaacagaagcCTACCAAGAGATACCGAAATATATTAGTAGAAACAAACTTGTTGAACTTGAGATTTCATACCCTACAAACGAAGATTTGATCACTGATGAATTGTTAATTGATATTCTTGCCATCACGGGAGAGTCTTTGAATTATTTAAACGTTGATGGTTGCTCGGGCCTAACTGAAAAATTTCTACTCGAAGGTGTTAGCAAATATTGCCGTAACCTCACTCGATTATCAATGAAAAATCTAGACCAAGTATCAAACGAAGGTTTTGCAAaagcttttgaaaaattttccAAAGTCAATGCTGGTGGTTTACTTGAAATTAATTTAATGAAGTGCACAGATCTCGGTGATGATGCGCTATATGCATTATTCAACCATTCTTGTCACACTTTAGTAGAGATGAGTATCAACTCTTTGTACAGGGTATCCAAAGACTTTTTGTCGCAGATTTTCACTGAAGATGCACATCAATTTAAGATCAATTTGCGAAACAAGGCAAAGGAGGATAGCAGCATTGCCCACTTTCACGCAATCAAACTTCCCTTACTCACGTACTTGGATGCATCATTTGTAAGAGCAGTTGACAACGAGATCTTAACATTGATTAGTGAAAACTGCCCAAAATTACAGATTATCGAAGTATATGGAGACAATAGATGCACCAACAAAGCTGTATTTGAAGATAGTTTAATGGTAATTGGACGCCAAACAGATGATCTTtag